A stretch of the Longimicrobiaceae bacterium genome encodes the following:
- a CDS encoding halocarboxylic acid dehydrogenase DehI family protein: MTENDQAARGMRLAAERPEVMPDQADERIRPVYQDVQRTLRVPFVNLIFRTLANDPDYLVPAWEQLSPVLRTRAFERAADEIRAEALLEPVPDGSGVEWEDTGPLEKIRAFNDTIHYVLPKLLLIATAWDEGAWGGGGGDRSEIPVGIAEGTDKAPMVSSEDAPERVRRLLEREKRAHGHPLVSSYYRVLGNWPDFLEAAWTRIEPVVGSTGYRERTDALARLATEAVRSLPVVGEVRGAERTPEVSDLLRAFRREFIPSMMADVALIKALVDGEAAARRSRFSVAARAV, translated from the coding sequence ATGACGGAGAACGACCAGGCCGCCCGCGGAATGAGGCTCGCGGCCGAGCGGCCGGAGGTGATGCCGGACCAGGCGGACGAACGGATCCGTCCGGTCTACCAGGACGTCCAGCGGACGCTGCGCGTCCCGTTCGTGAACCTGATCTTCCGGACCCTCGCGAACGATCCGGACTACCTGGTTCCCGCGTGGGAGCAGCTCTCGCCCGTGCTGCGGACCCGGGCCTTCGAGCGCGCGGCGGACGAGATCCGCGCGGAGGCGCTGCTGGAGCCGGTGCCGGACGGCTCGGGTGTGGAGTGGGAGGACACGGGGCCGCTGGAGAAGATCCGGGCCTTCAACGACACCATCCACTACGTGCTCCCCAAGCTGCTGCTGATCGCCACCGCGTGGGACGAGGGGGCATGGGGCGGGGGCGGGGGTGACCGGTCGGAGATCCCCGTGGGAATCGCGGAGGGTACGGACAAGGCGCCCATGGTGAGCTCGGAGGACGCTCCCGAGCGGGTCCGCCGGCTGCTGGAGCGGGAGAAGCGCGCGCACGGGCACCCGCTGGTCTCCTCCTACTACCGGGTGCTGGGGAACTGGCCCGACTTCCTGGAGGCGGCGTGGACCCGGATCGAGCCAGTGGTGGGCTCGACCGGCTACCGCGAGCGCACGGATGCGCTGGCGCGGCTCGCCACGGAGGCGGTCCGGAGCCTGCCCGTCGTCGGCGAGGTCCGCGGCGCGGAGCGGACTCCGGAGGTCTCGGACCTGCTCCGTGCCTTCCGGCGGGAGTTCATCCCCTCGATGATGGCCGACGTGGCGCTGATCAAGGCCCTGGTGGACGGCGAGGCGGCGGCGCGCCGATCCCGCTTCAGCGTGGCGGCCCGGGCGGTCTGA